The genomic interval GACCGGCCGCCCGCCAGCCCGCACCCGCGACGCCGCCGCGCCCCGGGACCCCAGCCGCGAGCGCAGCCACACGGCGGTCTACGCGGTGTGCGGCGTCGCCGCGCTGCTGGTGCTGGCAGGCATCGGGGCGCGCCTGGGCCTGGAGAGGGCGCACAGCCCGCGCGCGCGTCGCACGGTGACCAGGTGAGCGCGCCGCTGGGCCACGACCCCCACTCCGACGCCCTGACACCCTCACTGCTCATGGGCACTCCTCGTGACCGTCcattcttcctgcctctctcAAAGAGCTGGTCCTCTCTGCACACCCCTTCAGGTCgtttctccctgtctctccctaACCCCCATTTCACGAGGGAAACAACTGATACTATCTAGACTCCCCTTGACCTTCTGGTCTGTGCTTGGTACTGGGCCGCTCAAGCCTCCTGCCTGTTCCGAGGGCTGGTAGCCTCAGGCAGAGAGCACAAAGTTAGCGCCAGGGAGGGAGACTCActgggcaggcagggcagggtgATGTAGTATTGGACTTCTTAGGTGGAGGGCAGAGAAGGCTCTCCTCCCTCATGTCTCCACAGCCCTCTGACTTGTGACTCAGGCCTGACCTTCCTTTTCCTGGGTTCCAGAGGGCCTCCCTAATCGCCCCACTCCATAGCCCCAGGTGCAGGTTAGGGTCACCCTCTGCATGGAGAACAGCATCCAGTGTTGCTGAGGCCAGGACAGGTGTTAGCAGCATTCTGAGCCTGGTGTGAAGTGGGGTCTACAGATTAAGGGTGGCCTTAAGCTTCCTTCCTTAGCTGGAAGGGGGACTCTAGGATTCCCTGTCCAGTCCTAGAACTCTCACCTGTCTGCCACACTCACATACTCACATGCCCCCAGCAACCCCTACTTCTGCAGCCTTTGCCCTCCCCATCCTCCAGGACCCAGCACCCTTTGGACATGTGGGCTGCTGACACTACAGTGACAATGGAGAGAAACCCCCACACTCTGGAGGGCCAGATGTGGATGCTTCCCCCTCCTGGGCCTCAGGGGCAGGGGACGAGGGCTTCCTTAGCACTGCAGCATCCCTCAACCTCCCAGACAGCtgcagggcagagctggggctgtTAACCTGTCCTCTGCCTTCAGCCACTGTCTGCTTCCATGATGTGGAGCTTCTTGGCCTATGCCCTGGATGGGGCTGGCCCTTTTGAGTTTTGGGTCCCTTATGCTGGGTGAAggtagctgtgtgtgtgtggggagccCTGCCTATGTCTTTGACCAGGGTGGGGCAAAGGGAGCTGAGGGTCACTACGACCTAGCAGGTGGCTGGGGCAGTTCAGTTGACACATTCACCTTTGTCTGCTAGGGACAGGGAGGTGGGTTTGGTGATGCCTCAGGGAGAGCTGAGCCTACCCCTAATGGGCCGAGTAGCCAGGGGTCCTTTCTGGGCTTTAGGCTCCCACAACCCCAACTAACTGGCCTTGGGCTCGTGTGTGGGTAACTTTCCAAGGTCTGCTCTGTCCTGAAGTCTCTTAATTCTGTCATGTTGGCACTGATGGCCAGGTGAGGCATCACAGAGGGCTTGGGAGTAAGCCCCGGGAGAGAATTTGTGCAAAGGCCCAGGGCCATGGCGGTTACTCATTTGTTGAGGAAAGCTGGGCTGGTGGTGCTCATCTGGGGATGAGAACACGGAAGTGAGCTGCTGAAGAGTGGGTAGGGCAGGAAGGTCATTTCAGGGAGGTACTAGGACATTTTCAGACCCTGCCATGTGGCAGCCAAACCTCCAGGACACCTCTTCATGAGTCAGCCATTTGAGGCCCCAGCCCCAGAAGGAGGGTCAGGGTGAGTAGGAGAAAATCATAGGTTCTGGGTGTTGAAGGCAGCTGGGCTGAACAGACATTGTCACATTATCGCAGCCGGGTGGGGGCTGGGTGTCCTGGGTACCAAGGGAGGtggttgcccaaggtcacacaacctTCTGGTGCTGGGCTGCCATGGGGAATTTCCCGTGCCCCTCCATCTGTTCTCCATGCCTGTGCTGGCAGCTGTGTCCCCAGACCCAGTAGAAGCCCCTGCTGCAGGAGGGGAGTTAGGTAGACAGGTAAAGAAAGGTTCCTGGGGAAGGGGGGCCACCCCTGCAGTTTGAAGACTGGTGAATAGGAGTTTTATGGGAGGAGATGGAGGAAAAGATGTCAGAGGGAGAATTGTGTTGGGAGGAGGCTTCCTCTGGGGATGATCTTCAGAATGGGGTCCAGGTAGAAGGAAGAGAAGTCTTAGGAAAACAAGGTGGCCCTGGTTACGCAGCATTAGTTTCCTGAAGTGCTCTGGATGTGGCCATCTTGCGGCCAGAGTGAGACTATCATGGCCATGGGCTGGGCTGGCCTGTGATACCCAGGCCTGGCTGATGGGGAGGCATCACTCTGTCTCCACAGGACACTGACAGAACTTTTGAAGCAGCCAGGCCTCCAGGaacccctgcctccacctctggGTCCGAACCTGGGTAGCTGTATCCAGGTGCAGATGGGGGATGGCCTTCCAGAGGGCTCCTCCCATGGCAGCACAGGTGAGCAGGCGAGTGGTGGCACTGCTGACCCACTGTGGAATGTGGGGAGGGTGTGCTTCAATGAGCTGCTTCCTCTGTGGGTGGATAAGGTGGTGGGCAAGCCACTTAGCTCCCCTGGTTGTGGAGGACCTGAGACCTTCCCATGTGTCTTTCCACCTCCAGTCTCAGGGGCTGTGATTTGTGGGAGGTTCCAGGTTTCGGATCTGCTGGCCAGGGCTGTGGTTCTGCATAGCGGCTCAGTGCCTTGGCCTCTGGATCCTCTCTCTCAGTCTTTAGGAGTGCCCACTTCCCCACCTGGGGCTGTTCCTCAGGTCCTCCCCCATCTCCTTGAAAGCAGCAGGTCCTGGGGCTCAGTATCTGGCTCAGCCTAACCTGCCCGGAGCCATTAGGTTGGCGCCTCTAGGGCAGGCTGCCAAGGTTCCAGGTATTTGGAGCAAGGCCCCGTTCCAGGAGCTGCGCTCGGCTGCCTGGGGAAGAGGGCTGTGGAAGGTGCTGGCGCAGGTGGAGAGCCCAGGTCGGCTTACTGACCCCTCTCCCACCCTTCAGATAAGAAACACCTCAACAACGGGCCCCTGGGGTCGGCTACACCTGGACCCCCGCGCAGACCCCGGCTgcagggcagcagcagcaggacgCTGCAGCCAGACTATGCCAAGTATGCCACCCTCAAGGCCGCTGCGTTCAAGGCGGCAGGTGAGTGCGCCCAGGTGCGTCCGCAGGACTCCCACTGAGTTCCAGCTCCAGGCGCCCAGAGCTTGACCCCATTCCCTTCCCTGCAGAGGCGGCCCCGAAGGACTTCTATCAGCGCTTCCCTGCCTCAGAGCCCGCTACGCGACCCCCACGGCCTCCTGAGAACCTACCTGAGCTGCTGGACATCTGCCCCTGGGCCCCGCCGGGCTATGGCCCCCATGCTGGCCTCGCTGCCTCGGGCCAGTATGCAGCCTGGAACGCCCGTCGCCCGGCCCGACCCGTCCCCCGCAGCCACCAAGCGTCGCAAGTGTCCCCACCTCGACGTCCTGCCCATGCGCCCCGGCGCCAGCTGAGCGTGGAGAAGCTCCCCAAGGCCTTCAGCCCCCAGCCCCCTGATCTCTATGGCAGCACCGGCCGCGGGCCTCGGCAGCTGAGCACCAACAGCAAAGCTGAGGTCACCGTGTGACATGGAGTCCGTGCAGGGAGAGGGGTCCAGCTGGGAAGGCCAGCTCTTCCTTCTGCACCAACTGGACAGGGCCTTGATTCTTGGTGTAAATAAACCCTGTTCTGTGGTTCCCACTCCTGAGAATAAAGGAGCCCCAGCGTGTCTGAGACAGGCACTGATGGCAGCATTGGTCATTGACTGGACAGACGGCAGTGCAGGCAGAGGGCACAGCATGTGAAAGAGCAGAAGACTGCTCCTGAATTGGCAGGAAAACATGCTGGGAGCCCCAAGAAATGGCTAGGGAGGGTGGCCAGGGCTGCAGGCTGGGCTGAATGCCCACAGTAGTGGGCACCATGGGAAAGCGAGCAGTTAGACCTTGGCCATCTTCTGGTCTGGGCACAGGGGAGAGGACTCCTGGGGGGGCCAAGCCCTCTACTGGAGGTGAGTTCCCCCTGTCTCCCAGTCACCCACTGTACAGCTCAAGTTGCCTGAACCTGGCTGATCCTCACTGACATGGTCTGGCTGTGGGCCGGGTCCTGCCCTGCAGGATGCTTGGCCCTGGGCCACTCCCCTGATGGGTGTGGGCCCTGTGGACATCTGGTGCCCAGGATGGGGAAGCCTCCTCCCAGGAGCTGCTCTGAGGGAAAAGGGGTGGGGGTGCTAGAGCAGGAGGCCATAGTGCCGCTCTGGGTTCTCTGTCCACAACACGCCTGGCAATGGAAGCCTGTTTCTTTCCCCTGGTACCTCGCTGTGGCCAGGGCATTGCCTACAGCCTTTGTGCAACTTCCAGAGTCCTTCTGTGCAGGTAATGTTAGAGGAGATAGGAGAGCTGGACTATGGCCAGCTGAGGTGTGTGATCTCTAGAAAGCCAcccctgttgggtcttttccctcCTGGGTACCTTAGGTGTGAGTgctgttttaaaataacaatggCCCCAGTTGTTGCcctttcttatttaatcttcacaagagCCACATGATGGGTGTCTTTACAGAGGAATTCAGGTTTTGAGACctaagtaacttacccaaggtcacccagctgacACACAAGTTAGAGTCCTGTGATATTCTGATGAGTCTGAGGGTGAATGGCTGGCAGGGGTAGTCTGGGGTAAGGAGCAGGGGATCCCAGGTGTGAAGTCTAGGATCCCTCCCCAACACACTCCTGCTGGACTTCCCTGAGGCCCCCATACCCACCAGGCGTGGTCAGCTCTTCATCCATGGGAGGGTCCATTTTTCTGTCCCTTAAGCCTGTTAAGGAAACCAAGCCTCATAAGCCCGCCTGGAGTCAGAGCCCAGAGCCTATGGTCCTGCCTGCAATGAGGGCCATGGCTTGTGGGGGAGCCTGGGCTGCGGGTGGGGTGCCCCTGGCCCTCTCCCACAGCTGTGTAAAGCTGGGAGAGGGGGGTGGGTGCTGAGTCACAGAGCCTGCGAGACTCACAAAAGGATCACGTTCCCACTCACAGCCATCTACCCTAGTGACGCAGCCTTGGCTAGGCTGTGCTAGAGGTGGGCAAAACCCCTTTGCTCATTCTCAGTTTCAAGGCCCTCAATGTCTCTATCCCACTGGAACCAGGCTAAGGCCATGGGCAGTAGCCATCACTGAAAAGGCTGAGGTAATCGTGGATAGGACCCACTGCAGCTGGGTCCCTCCTGGTTGCTCTGGTCCTCAGAACAGTGTGGCCTGCTGTGACTGACCTTCAGAGAGGACGTGGCTCAGAGGGATCATTTCTCAGCCAggagggccaggccaggccaggccatgGACCGTGCACATCACTCCAGGCTCATTCCCACCTATGTGGTGCTCCTGACTCCACCTCTGACGAGGACCAAAACTCCCATCCCAACGTTGTAGTCTTGCCCCGAGGTGTCTTAAGTCACATCTGGCCtcccatcagcctcccaaagcacttaCAGTGAACCGACACTGTGGGTCACATCACGTAAACCTGGCCAACAAGCCCATGCTTTCACAGTCCAAGGCAAGAATCAGCCACCCCATTCTTGCACATGTGAGAATGGAGGCTGAGAGGCCACGTCCTGCCCAAGGTGACCCAGAAGGTCACTGGTTTCAGGGGAGGGGATGTTAAGGAGTGGCCTACCTAATCACAAAGAATTGTTGCAGTCTACCAAGCAGCCAGTGTTACATCCAGGGAATTAGCTGGAACCTGGATACAGGGACCTCTGACTCCAAAAGCACCACCAATAGCCCTTTTATCCCAGGCCCTCACCTAGCCCTGCATCAGACACCGAAGGGGACAGGAGCACTGGTGGGCAGAGAAGGCCAGTGAGACTGAAGCCAGGGGTTTCTCAGCAGTGAGAAGTGGCTGACTCCGTCCCTGGGCCACTGTAGGCAAAGTCATACAGCCAGATAGCTGGTCACCACAACAGGCACACTACAGACCCTCACACACCTTGTGCTGGGTGGTACCAATTGGTGTTTATTGAATAACCTAAGTCTGGGACATGGTGAATGATTCAACATCAAGGAAGCCATAGGTGTATCCCCTTTTCTGTGAAAAGCCACCCCTTCTCACCCTCAACAATAACGAGAAAAGGCACAGTATGCACACAAGACACGTGGCTGGGTGGGTCATAAATTACAGTGAAAGTGGGGGAGGGACAGGGACAGGAGATTAAAGCAGGTGGGGTCCAAGCATACCCCAGGGAAGGACAAAGAGGCAGACCCATTCCAGGGCCCCTGCTGTGAGTACCCCCAGTCTGCAGGGGCTCCTGCCAGCCCTCTGCTCCAACCAGCCTGTGGGGATGAGAAGCACAgggtctctctcagtctctcagGAGTCCtggagagaaatgagaaaaagccTCTGTGGAGGCAGCAAGCCAGGGAATCCAGAAAAGTGGAACCACTTTTTCTCTTGGGAGCCCCATCAACACAAGGGACTTTGATCTTACTGCCCACTCTGAAAAGAAGGGCTTGTCGCTAGGGAGGGGTTGGGGGCTGGCCTCTGACACCCTGGCTTATTTACAGGTCAAAAATTTGGGATAAAAatatacagatgctcctcaaATTACAATGGGGTTAGGTCCCGATAAAGCCATCATCAATGTAAAATATCattaagtcaaaaattcattgaGTACcccaataaacccatcataaagtcaaaaaaattttaagttgaacCATGGTAAGTAGGGGACAGTCTGTACCACAGAGGTAGGAGTTGCGGGAGAGGTAGGAGAGAACCAAGAAACCACAATGAAGGCCCTGGGCCCCAGTCCAAAGGGGTGGCTTcatctctccctgtccccctgGCCTACCCTGAGCTTAGGCTGACATCCTAGGAGGCGGGGGAGTGGGAAGGAACAGGACAATTAAATAAgataccatttattttttaaaaaattaaaaaataatgccgACATTATTTTATCTGTCCCCAGGCCTGTctcctgcctcccacctgcctccctgggtagggctccccctccttccctggtGATCCTGTGTAATTGAGAGAAAACAATTGGCTTAGTCAGGCACAGGAGAAGGGGATGTAGACCAGGGAGAGACGAAGATGCTGCAGCGACTTAGCCCTGAGTCAGGGCAAACCCAAGCACgtggatataaaaacatttgtataaaAAGAGGGGTAGGGCATGCCACATAGTCCTGAGGGCAAATTGCTCTCTGGTGCCCAAAGACCCATGTCCCCCAGAGAGAAAGCCTAATAAAAAAATGGGAAGCAAAAAGGTGAGAGAGATTCAGGGAGGGAGAGAACTCAGGAGGGCTGGAGGAAGGGGCTTGACAGCGGGGGAGCTCCCACTGTGTTCTTAAGTCAGGGGTACCCCCAATTCCGGCCCTGCCATTTTTCCTCTCAAGCCTCCCAGGCCCTGGACCATGGGCATCTAGTGACAGCAGCTCTAAGGGTCTCTGCCCAGGAGCCCACTGGCCTGAGGTGGTCCAAAAGCCTCAGCAGGTGACAAGGCTTGTCCCCACAGCTTTTGGGGGAGGATCctgggggagagagacagagacaaacaGGTGGAGGGCAGTGGGCTGAGCCCAGTGGTCAGGAGGCGGCGATGGCTGTGCCGCCACCTAGCTTTACAATCATCTGCTGGCAGTCATTGCAGGAGCGCCGGTCGCCCACCTTCTCCAGGGTGCGGGCGGCCTCAGCCAGCAGCACAGCCCGCTGGCccggggaggaaaggaaagagaggggaaggtgGCGGCAAGCCAGCAGGATGGCAGTGGCTCGTTCTCGCTGGCCGGGCCAGGCATCCACCTCTCCTGTGGGAAGGATGAGATACATGTTGGAACTGAGAGCCTGTGATGAGGCTAGTGCTGTTCTGAGGGTATAACCTTGACTCATGTACTTAACCTCATATCGATCACGAGAGGTGGGCTCTGCTGCCCTCTCTAGTTCACAGAGAAGCAAACCTGGCAGCATCCCAAGACTAGTCTGcggtctggctccagagtcctgCTTCTACCCTGTGCTGTCACTCgggccacccccacccctccctcctggaTCATAGCTGGGTCCCCTAGAGCTAAGGCCCATGCCATGCCCACAGGCCACCAAAGCCAGCTTCAGGCTTCTTTCATTCTCAGGGAGGCAAGAGGTGTGGGGCACTTACCATGCCTGGTACTCTGGGGGCTGCGCCGCCGCAGGCTGTGCTCCAGTAGCTGATGGGTACGGGTGGGGCTGGCTCCTGCCATTAGGCGCACAGTGGCTTCGTGCAAGAACACCTGGGGAAGTACAGAGGGAACATCAGTCAAGCCCCAGGTCCCAGTGAGTGTCTCCCTGAACTACCTCATTTGCCATGTGATGGTGGCCCCCTCTTCTGCACACTACCCTGCCTTGCTCACCCCTGGAAAGCAGCTTCAGTTGTCCCTCACGGTGACACTGAGCCACACCATGGACTTGGATGAGCAGAGCAGCAGGAATGGGGAACAAACCATAGGCCAGCTGGTAGTGACAGGAGGAAGCAAGAAGACAGATGAGAAAGAGGCCAAGGGCCCACTTTTCTGTACTGTGACAAGGAGAGCCCTGACACACCCTCCGGGGCTGGAagacaagcagcctgatgaagCCTCAAGGCCCCATCCCAGAGGCTACCTCTAATTTGACAAAAAGCGGCAGCGGAGGACAGAGAGGTGAGGGGGACGGCTGGGCTGGTACTGAAGAATTGCTCAGTGCcctatttccttctgtttcttcagAAACGTACAGAGTTCAGAGTTTTGTAGGCCAAAGTCTGCAGCTCTGAGGAAAGTAAGAGCCACTGGTGggtggggccagggccaggtctcTCATTTCTTAAAATGCTGGGCTCTTTGATGTCTTAGTATCTTAGGCTTCAGGAGGGTCTGCAGTGCTGCCATCAGCCCTTCTCTCGCTCTGGTAGGCAGTGGGGAGCCACTGACGGCTCCAACAGAGGAGAGGCAGGGTGAAATGGAGGGCTGGCCAGAATGGGTTCCATGAGGTGGGGTACTGCTCCAAACATTGGGGCACACTTCCTCTTTCCCATAGTAAGGAGTATTCCT from Nycticebus coucang isolate mNycCou1 chromosome 3, mNycCou1.pri, whole genome shotgun sequence carries:
- the SHISA8 gene encoding protein shisa-8, which produces MAGPGARGLRGGHHPPGLRLTLALRLVLLLAWPPSGRAGAPEAQGPAAPGTAAPVGGDRCRGYYDVMGQWDPPFNCSSGAYSFCCGTCGYRFCCHDGPRRLDQSRCSNYDTPAWVQTGRPPARTRDAAAPRDPSRERSHTAVYAVCGVAALLVLAGIGARLGLERAHSPRARRTVTRTLTELLKQPGLQEPLPPPLGPNLGSCIQVQMGDGLPEGSSHGSTDKKHLNNGPLGSATPGPPRRPRLQGSSSRTLQPDYAKYATLKAAAFKAAEAAPKDFYQRFPASEPATRPPRPPENLPELLDICPWAPPGYGPHAGLAASGQYAAWNARRPARPVPRSHQASQVSPPRRPAHAPRRQLSVEKLPKAFSPQPPDLYGSTGRGPRQLSTNSKAEVTV